One region of Pseudomonas sp. B21-040 genomic DNA includes:
- a CDS encoding circularly permuted type 2 ATP-grasp protein: MPDLLDRYPLTTGTYHELLDDSGAVRPHWRRLLDQLQRSTPSQLVQRQALLTRQIQENGVTYNVYADPKGADRPWELDLLPHVIAADEWRQLSAGIAQRARLLNAVLADLYGPQRLIAEGLLPAELVFGHNNFLWPCQGITPPDGAFLHLYAVDLARTPDGRWWVTADRTQAPSGAGYALENRTIVSRAFPELYRDLKVQHLAGFFRTLQETLARQAPSDNDAPLIVLLTPGRFNESYFEHLYLARQLGYPLVEGGDLTVRDATVYLKTLSGLRRVHAIMRRLDDDFCDPLELRTDSALGVPGLLEAVRQGRVLVANALGSGVLESPGLLGFLPKINQFLFGEELILPSIATWWCGEAPVLAQALEKLSELMIKPAFPSQSFAPVFGGDLSEKQREALAERMQARPYAYVAQEMAQLSQAPVWQAEDGQLQPRAIGMRVYAVASRDGYRVLPGGLTRVAAEADAEVVSMQRGGASKDTWVLGDRPPSGEQWKTQRTIGVHDLVRRDPYLPSRVVENLFWFGRYCERCDDSARLLRIMLARYVDGDDPQALQAAVDLGERLNLLPDEGELPERLLAALLGEDWPFSLRSNLQRLQWAASQVRGKLSRENWQALVELQREAMELETREPDFGELLDFLNRLVMSLAALSGFALDDMTRDEGWRFLMIGRRIERLQFLSGSLAAFLRGAGAFDQAGLEWLLELGNSSITYRSRYLAVAQLLPVLDLLLLDEQNPHAVLFQLKLVTRTLKRLNDDFGAPREEGLPLLVERLARFDLGCLENSLFGETSVRAALDGLADLLQEIADASGQVSDRLALRHFAHVDDVSQRTVSV, encoded by the coding sequence ATGCCTGACCTGCTTGATCGCTACCCGCTGACAACGGGCACTTACCACGAACTGCTCGACGACAGCGGCGCCGTGCGCCCGCACTGGCGTCGGCTGCTCGACCAATTGCAACGCAGCACGCCTTCGCAATTGGTGCAGCGTCAGGCCTTGTTGACCCGCCAGATCCAGGAAAACGGCGTGACCTACAACGTCTACGCCGACCCCAAGGGCGCAGACCGGCCGTGGGAACTGGATCTGCTGCCACATGTGATCGCAGCGGATGAGTGGCGGCAGTTATCGGCGGGTATCGCCCAGCGGGCGCGTTTGCTCAATGCGGTGCTGGCGGACCTCTATGGCCCGCAGCGTTTGATTGCCGAAGGACTGCTGCCAGCGGAACTGGTGTTCGGACATAACAATTTCCTCTGGCCCTGTCAGGGCATTACGCCCCCGGATGGGGCGTTTTTGCATCTTTACGCAGTGGATCTGGCGCGCACACCCGATGGTCGCTGGTGGGTCACGGCGGACCGCACTCAAGCCCCGTCCGGCGCCGGTTATGCCCTGGAAAACCGCACCATCGTGTCCCGGGCCTTTCCCGAGTTGTACCGCGATTTGAAAGTGCAGCATCTGGCCGGGTTCTTCCGCACGCTTCAGGAAACGCTCGCCAGGCAGGCACCGAGTGATAACGACGCGCCGCTGATCGTGTTGCTCACGCCAGGGCGGTTCAACGAAAGTTATTTCGAACACCTTTATCTGGCGCGTCAGCTCGGTTATCCGTTGGTGGAGGGCGGCGACCTGACGGTGCGTGATGCCACGGTTTATCTGAAAACCCTGAGCGGCTTGCGCCGGGTTCACGCGATCATGCGCCGGCTCGACGATGACTTCTGCGACCCGCTGGAATTGCGCACTGATTCCGCACTGGGTGTACCGGGATTGCTCGAAGCCGTGCGGCAGGGACGGGTTTTGGTGGCCAACGCACTCGGCAGCGGCGTGCTGGAGTCGCCGGGACTGTTGGGCTTTCTACCGAAGATCAATCAATTCCTGTTCGGCGAAGAACTGATCCTGCCGTCCATCGCCACCTGGTGGTGCGGCGAGGCGCCGGTACTGGCCCAGGCGTTGGAAAAACTGTCGGAGTTGATGATCAAACCGGCCTTCCCGTCGCAAAGCTTCGCACCTGTATTTGGCGGCGATTTGAGTGAAAAACAGCGCGAAGCCCTGGCCGAACGCATGCAGGCACGTCCTTATGCCTATGTCGCGCAAGAAATGGCGCAGTTGTCCCAGGCGCCTGTCTGGCAAGCGGAGGACGGTCAATTGCAACCGCGAGCCATCGGCATGCGTGTTTACGCAGTGGCCAGCCGTGACGGCTACCGGGTTTTACCCGGCGGTCTGACCCGGGTTGCTGCCGAAGCGGATGCTGAAGTGGTGTCAATGCAGCGCGGTGGTGCGAGCAAGGACACGTGGGTATTGGGTGATCGTCCTCCCAGCGGCGAGCAATGGAAAACCCAACGCACCATTGGCGTCCATGATCTGGTGCGGCGAGACCCGTATCTGCCGTCGCGCGTGGTGGAAAACCTGTTCTGGTTTGGCCGCTATTGCGAACGTTGCGATGACAGTGCGCGACTGCTGCGGATCATGCTCGCACGCTACGTGGACGGCGATGATCCGCAAGCCTTGCAGGCGGCCGTTGACCTCGGTGAGCGGCTGAACCTGTTGCCCGATGAGGGCGAACTGCCGGAACGCCTGTTGGCGGCGTTGCTCGGTGAAGACTGGCCCTTCAGCCTGCGCTCCAATCTGCAACGCTTGCAGTGGGCCGCCTCGCAAGTGCGCGGCAAACTCTCGCGGGAAAACTGGCAGGCGCTGGTGGAGTTGCAGCGTGAGGCCATGGAGCTGGAAACCCGTGAGCCCGATTTCGGTGAGCTGCTGGATTTCCTCAATCGCCTGGTGATGTCGCTGGCAGCGCTTTCAGGTTTCGCGCTGGACGACATGACCCGGGACGAAGGCTGGCGTTTCCTGATGATCGGTCGGCGGATCGAGCGGTTGCAGTTTCTCAGTGGCAGCCTGGCGGCGTTTCTGCGCGGTGCCGGGGCTTTCGATCAGGCGGGCCTGGAATGGTTGTTGGAGTTGGGCAACAGCAGCATCACCTACCGTTCGCGGTACCTGGCGGTGGCGCAACTGCTGCCGGTGCTCGATCTGTTGCTGCTCGATGAGCAAAACCCTCACGCCGTGCTGTTCCAGTTGAAGCTGGTGACTCGAACCTTGAAACGTTTGAATGACGACTTTGGTGCCCCTCGTGAAGAAGGGTTGCCGCTGTTGGTGGAGCGACTGGCGCGGTTTGATCTGGGGTGTCTGGAGAATTCGTTGTTTGGCGAAACCAGTGTTCGTGCCGCGCTCGATGGTCTGGCCGATTTGCTGCAAGAAATCGCCGATGCCAGTGGTCAAGTGTCGGATCGCCTGGCGTTGCGCCATTTCGCCCATGTAGATGATGTCAGCCAGCGCACGGTGTCCGTCTGA